GATACGAGGGATTCTGTCTCGTCTGATCAgctgtttattttggaaaatgaagtcATTTATGTGTCAAAAGTAGTAACCATTCTTTACTATTGTTACAGCTCAGAAGCCtttgaactgttagcatataCTGATATAGGTAATGTTCTCCATCACTTTAAGTTACTTgataaagcgttcggactacaattgttactcgtgtcactcaggtAAACTAGTCCGAGTTACACGggtttgtatgccgaatgcgcccATTGTATACTACACTTGGTGATAATTGTGATGACCATATTCAAACATGGTTTTCGAAAACGTAAATAAAATAACATAGTCTGGCGTTATTAAAAGAACTGTAGGGAAAGAAAGGTAACGGAATTCATTGAGGCTTTATTTCAACCACTATAAACAATGTGCAGCATTATATTCTCAATGATATGAACGTTGATATCAACAGAtttaatatgttgtttattttgcaAACCTACACTTAGATTATAAGTTGTTAACTGTCTTTCCACGGAGATGTCTTGATTAAgtagatacaagatacaagatacaaattttattttaagtcaatGTTACATAAatagacaacattagctatgaacAGCTATTGACCGTCATAAAATAGCTATTGACCAATATAATGtataaaccgcctcggtagcctagtggtagagcgtccgcttcgagtgcgggaggtcgtgggttcgatccccggccgcctCATACCAAAGACGAAGAAATGGTACTAGacgcttcctcgcttggcgctcagcattaagaggatagtactaggactggttagcccagtgtcagtatattgtgactgggtgggtatcatgccacgtgtctacggcgtgatgttccagtgaggcagcactataaagttgggcattgtgctcactgctacaagcagacaccgtcgttaatatgactgaaaaattgttgaaaaagacgttaaactcaGACACACACACATATAATGTATGTCTTACATGTTCAACAAATTACATCAGGTTTGCATGAACATGTAGAAATAAAGCAGTGGTCTCATACATATGCAATATATACATGTCATTTTTCATTATGAAGAATGTGATCAGAACACGATATAGCATACGAAACAAAAGTCTCAATCCGTGACCCTAGTATTCTCCCCTGACTTCCGTCCACAAAGTTACAAGCAAAATCGCTGTCATTGAGGTCTTCAAGACATAATTTCTAACTCAGTTATGATTTTATTGCGAAAAGAAAACTATTTCTGAATAGCATGGATTTGAGCAAACATTATATGACACGTCTTAAGCATTTCGCAATACCCGAAGAAAGTCACTACCTGTCCTATATTATCGATTTCCTTTTCGCCGTTGATGGTGTCACATCCGTTTTACGTCACCGTAGCCACATTTTACTAAGCGTCATATACCAGTGCTGATAGCACATACTGTAATGTGTATCGTCTCAGGCAAATTCTTAGTACATTTGCGCAATTGAATTaatatttacaagaaaatgtttactcGGCAAATTCTGAATACTCAAAACATTTTTGTGCAGAGATCTAACTCTGTGTCTTATAATTGTAATTTGACTGTTCTTTTACGAATGTTCTATATAAAGCTTTTATTTTCTACAGATTGGATGCGGAATATGCTAAACACCTGTCTATTCTCAAGATAAACACATTACCTTAGCAATTTGTTTTTCCTTTGCTTAGCcctttgaacaatatttttttctacatttcgtCGTTTTCAATGACACTTGTTTTTACCTTATTATGTATTTAAGGGGTTGGTTGTAACGAGATTTGCGGATGCAGAAGCTAAGGATCAAAGCGTGTGCTTTGCACAGCTCATGAATGAGACCGAAACGCCAACTACAGATACTGACAAATACACGGACGGAGAGGTAAGATTGCATCTACATTTCTTAGTTCAATACACATGAGTGGTTAACTGATGGTAACAGAATTCCAAACATATTTTCGAAATTGTTTTATTAGAGTTATATAGATTGGACAGATTCGCACATGTATTGAAATGTTGCAACCTTTGAACCTGTTAGCAATGCTTAAAATGTTCAGTAATTGATGAATTTTCTGAATAGCTTCCTTATTATGTTAGTTGGAAATTATGCCTGTTACATAGGTTGACATGTACGAACAGAAGAGCGCTGAAGACGAGGAGTCTGTAAAATGGACGTACACAAATAGAGAGGTACCACGTCACATGATTTCTGAAAATACAGCAAGAATGTGCGAGGAAACTAAAATATACTGGATGGAAAGTAAGTGGATGACTAGATTTTTAATACAAACATTGTTAATGgtacaaaatgatatttaattgaaTTATCTTAATGTTTTTAAAACGTCAACACACACTTCAGTTCTTAGTATGGCATGTTTTCCAAAACGTCCTAATGCACAGCATATGAATCTTGTCACACTGTCTTGTTTCATTATCAGTATCCGAATTTACTAACTCTTAAATaaagattttcaacttacttccaCGCGGAatgcggacagcggactgcgtactaaCAGTatgggttttctcaaaatatttaaaggttctcaaaaaagaaaacatacttagggtatatatgtttcttttacctatatgtgtgtgtgtgtgtgtgtgtgtgtgtgtgtgtgtttgggtttaacgtctttttcaacaatttttcagtcatataaacgacggtgtctacttgtagcagtgagcacaatgcccagctttatagtgctgcctcactggaatatcacgccgtagacacgtggcatgatacccaacccagtcacattatactgacaccgggctgaccagtcctagcactatccccttaatgctgagcgccaagcgaggaagctactagtaccattttttacgtctttggtatgaggcggccggggatcgaacccacgacctcccgcactcgaagcagacgctctaccactaggttatcGAGGCggttttacctatatgtgtagttACTTTTACCTTCGTTgtacaaattagtgtattgtgatataattatctgctattatacaatacatacgtttaaaaatatatggatagtgaacaggctacatttgaaacacgtaatcgcaattttcagatgtcatctaaatacCCTGTCGCATTTTACTTGCGTTAAGCAGGTTCTTCGATTATCTGTATgctttatcattttgtttttatatttttagacattTCTGACGTTACTTAACCTCTGCGCGAATCGAACGAcatgacatgtgaagtttcgaagCCACTGTACTACGATAATACTttaccttaatatgttcatgcattaaaaaatacaacttgaaacatggatttgaagataacggcgattcctggtTTTAATATGTGTCCGTTCATACAATTCCTAGACTAGTTTTTCTTACAACacaaaataagaaacaaatgcagtacaaaatattattgtgaaaaaaaaacaaaacattctgaatgaaatgaaagtccgtttaatttttgttgcatagtataaatatcgtgttctcgtagacttctgtacgaaaaaggtcattgttttgccttaattttgataattgaatCTAATGTTCgataaaaaagaagttttaatgaaatatcttgaatgatttagttcaacactttgtctaaaTATACAGGAcgttctcatacatgtatctttcaacccCGTCGAAACGGGATCCGATACATTACCATATTTTAGCtaaaacatcctgaattagttatgtatcagcatgtttggaaataaaaaaatctgatatcagaattgCATGTTATCAGTCTCAaatggaatttaatctttaagtaccattaaaattggctgtcaaaatgtcaatctaaaacccagctgagaccgaaaattggTTTGTGAACAGTAGGCATGGGACGTGTCCAAGGTCAAATTCTGATCATAttccaaaaaaatgttttatggccagtgcatgcatagaattgtcaacgaaatcatatttttgacaccatttgagcaattctgtgtggcCATTTGATATAACCAGCTTAGTAGTCGAGACTAGCctttatcattattgacaaagcctttAATTTTCACTCGGGTACCTTTTCGAACACATGCATACATATGGGatgtgtagatactcggctttggggaacttggacaaagatttaaactcatgaaaactcgcagtatatatttatttaaaaaattaaaatgtagcCATCTTTTATATCCTTATAACGTGACCgggaaaactgaatgaattcagtaccgtgtaaaaatgaatttgtagggtttgaaatagttcagaatatacatgtataataccaagTAAGACATTTTTTACCGCGGTGCATTAATATGTCATGCATCGtaaattgtgcgtcgtacaacAGCATTTAAGCTACCTGAGTGCAATAGTACGAAACTATGTTTCCAAAATCACAATAACATtatttgataccaaatattcaattaACTTGTATAATATGTTGTTTTGATTCCCTGATCTAAAATAGGCGAACCTCTTGCGGCACAGGGTAAGAGTGTCTGTCTCCTTACCAGGTGGGCATTGGTTCAAATCCTTGATTAAaaggtatgttgatcgttgaattaacagtcgttttcactgctagcgaatactggctTGAACGTCACGAAATTGACTACAAGCATATAAATAAGTTGCTAcacttcagataaaaaagaataagtttgcGATGTCTTATTTATAAATACGGTAGCCGAAGGTATTGTATAGATACATTTATAAAAAgggtataaaaggtaaaaggataTAAGCATaagaaccggatgctaaatatgccgctgttcagttatgcataaaaacatatacagtttgagaaaacccctatagtaagtacgcagtccgtggtccgcatcgaagtaagctgaaaatctctaatagGGAAACGTTGTCCAACATGTCTAACACTTATTTAGCAAGTGTTATTGTTTATTTCTGTTAAAGAGGTATCAGGTGGTGGGATAAATAAGCGACAGACATGTAGATTTGTTATACGTGTCATCGAATGCGTTCCTGGGAAATATCGATGCTCACACAGATGCAATCTTCAAACCTTCTGCAGGCCTGGTGGTAGACGCTTGACCTCACGATGGTTTTGGGGCTGCAGAAGGGGTTGTAACCCAGGTAGAAACAACCCAGTATGTCCGCGGTAAAATGACAGGAGGAGAATGATAATAGCCAAGGAAATGTACATATCAGTAGATATTTCAAGtagatacattttatatcaaaggCAGTCGAAGCCTTTAATTTTGACGAAAGATAGGAGACAATTTTCCTCTCTTGCTTTTATACGTACTTTTCTTTATAGCACCTgtaaattaattttgacaataaatagaaatatttaagaatttttaaagaatgttaaaatgttatatttaccCCCACAATTGCTTATATTTCATAAAGTATATTACAATGTACCTAAATTTACGTTGTCCATTAACTTTTGGATTTACAgacctttttgaatttttttctgtattttgcatataattaaaatgcacTTAAATTACTTAATGCaccgtctacaatattttccgttacagcatctttttTGTCGAGGGCCTAGTTTGCGATGCTGTGTTTGGGGTactctgtgcttctgggaaatctaccctaaTCTTTCGTCTTTTGTAAAAGACTATAGTCTTGCCAACTTAACATTAAAAggcaaaatataaatgtaaaacttaATGTTGATGAATACGGAATCTCATTGCTTGAAAATACACACATTCTTTGAATACAAATGTAACAATTTGCTTTGATTGATACGTCTTTAGCTATTTATCTATAAAAAAACTGTTATCGTTATCACGACATTTACAAGAAAGGCACTCATTAAAAAGGTAAACGACTCAAGGTAATTAAAGACtgtaaaaacaattttatcctGCAACTATTTCTTTTTTGGGGGTCCCGTAACACATAAATCTTCCACTAAAAGCTAGactcaatatttcattttgtttcgttttgaCATTTGCTTTTAGCTTTAAGCTTTACACATGCAGTGATAAACAGTATGACATGTTTCAAGAAGCACAATTTATCTTATTCAAATTTTACTGTTTTAGTCTCCCATCGAAATGTATGATAACTTCTATGTCTGCCGACAAATTATGAAATTTCGGATTTACCTCTGGAGGAACTTATACGATAGTActtatatttaattaaacattttataaacaagGTGTAGACGATATGATATTAACTAACAATATCGGTCACCTTGAAATCAAAAATTCATTAAGtttttttgtaagtatattttactttttattatatacaaaaggTGATAATTTAAGTGTTTTTATTCTCGCTTCATACTGTCCTGTCATCATTATTCGTGTAATAAATGCTGCTCTGTTTAACCAGAATAAAAGTTTGAGCCAACTGTACCacgttttttcttttatgttttatatatttgtgcTCTTTTATGACCACAGTTATGGGCATATAGCGTTGGTGCTGTCCGTATGTCCGTACGTCCCGAAATTCTGTATGCCGAACTCCTTCCATACTATTAGACTTTCCACAGATGAACAAGATTGATGTGCAGACGACCATAAAGGAATTTTTTCTTTACCTATTTTACTGTAGACATGAGCATTTGACAGTTTTGCTATTATAAAGATTATAGAGAAAATCTTGTGTGTACAACTCCTCCAACACTATTAGCcagatttgcttcaaacatctacAGTTGAACAAGCttaatgtgcagatgaccataaaggaaggattcTTCTGTGACTACTTTTACTGCAGtgatggccctttgatagttttgctgaATAGAATGTAGAGCAAATCTTGTGTGCCCAACTCTTTCCACACGATTAGCTTTGTTTACTTCAAACTTCCACAGGTGAACAAGCTTAATGTGCAAATGACCATAAAGGAAAGAACTTTTGCTGTGCAGTTATGGTCCTTTGAAAGTTTGCTTtatagaatataaataaaaatcttgtGTTTTCAACTCCTAAAACACTATTAAAAGGATATGCTTGAACGTGTCGTAGATGAAATACACTCATGTGAAGAATGACCCTTTCTTACTTAATTTCACAAAACAGGCCATAGTAAATATAAAGATTCATATGTACTATAATGTTTGCTTTTTAGAGCATGGCGGAAAATGTCAGTACATCTGTGTCCtctggacacaattctagttacTGTTTGAGTTCACACATGGCCTGTAACTGTGTTATGCTTATGCCTATTTGATGAGTATAACTGCTCATATTAGGAAATAATAACAGCCATCAGTTTTCGACACTGACCTTGCTTTATCTAAGCGGTTACCTATAAGGAGATGATACTGTATTTGTTGTCTTCAACATGATGTGTTTCATATGACATATGAATCTAAAACTAAAACTCACAATGAAAGCATGACTGTGATTTCTCTTTCGTTCAAGACCCTAGGCTGgagaataaaaaacaatacataacagcaaaaaaaaacattatacaatgtatgTCTTGTTGCCGGCTTGAGTTGTAGCTTCAGAAACAAAAGAGAATATCGGCTTAGTTCCATATCTTTTGGGAACTGCCATATCTTTTGGGAACTGCCATCTAATCATACCTGCACTTTGAAGCACAAATATATGATGCAACCTGATATTCAGAATTCTAATTTATCGAAATGTTCAGCTTCGAATTCAGATTTAGGTTATTGGTGCTGTTGAATATGTCAGCAGCTACTAAAACAAAGGCCAAACAGAAACAGAAATAAATTAGTCTTTCCCTTGTACACCTACTTCAATTAAACGTTTCAAGAATTATCAACACACATCAATACGAATGTTGCATCAGAATCCGACATGTTCAACCCTGCTTcgtatcaaaatatttgtctttaaacGGTAATTCGTTTTCATTAGGGCATTTCGGTACTTTCTTCATATAATGCAATGCACTATAGTACTTAAATTTATGCTTTGTAGTTTAGAATATTCCCTATATATAGCTCGTAAAACTTGATTGTGTTTTAAGCAAAACTTGGCGAGTTTCTAGTGATCTCGAATTGTCACGTGAAAATCTGTTATTTATTGCTCAATTATTTGCCTTATAATGTGGGTTCAGGTTTTCAAACCAGTTACAGTATCATGTTTGGCAATGTATCTAATTGCTGTAAATATTGAACTTTGCTTCTTGAATTCTAAAATCgatattacagtcaaacttttattttaaatgagCAAAAATTAGTATACAGTAGCAATGTACACATGACTATAAGTGTACAAGTAATTATCAGCCGTAAAGAACGATATTCTGCATGTTCATTGTCCAGTGTGAGTCTATAAGCCGATCCTTAAACGCATATTAAAAGCAGACTGATTTGATTAAGTCTAGTAAGTGGTGTAGGAATTAATATGAAACATCAAACGCATCCTAGGAACATAAGCCATTTTAACAGATGAGAAGATAAACTCTCACACCAAATATCCACTAAAAATGACACACCAATGCAACGATTTGGTCCCTGATTGACATAAATATAGTTTCTGGAAAGACAGCAGCTATAATGACATTGTGTAGAGTCagactgattttatttctgaaacTCCTTCTTCattcaatatatttacattttatttgaactaAATGCTATAACAGGGTGATCCATAATATCGGATACTATTTCTTATGCCTGTGTTGTCTACAAACAGTTTTACATATgatatgtatttaaacattttcatgctTGTAATAATGAAGGAATGTAAAGTGTGGTTTTACAaacatatctgaaaaaaaatatcattcactGGTTATGATAGTATGCTTTCGATAAGTTCAATTACAGTTGCAATTATATCTGCGATTATTGTTTGCAAATCTCGTTTATGTTGCAGGTTTACATTTCTAGACATATACTTCCCCCACAGAAAGGTGTCTGTAAGGGACAATAGACAGCGTGATGGTTGTCAACGTAGTGAGAAAACtcattgtaaaacattttctgtaaaaactcacctttttaaaatattaaatgtctGTTACactaaaagataaatataaacatgttatatatcaaaatagaaaaagtggaaattttacAGGCCGCTCAaaagacaaaaacgaaaatgttgcaggctcagtttgattgagcctgttcaagtTAAACTTTACTCTGCGTACAGGAATTCTGTCATATTAACAGAAAGGAGTAACAATATGTAAGGGCAAGAAGGATATAAAAATTGATGTAacatatatttcgatcttctcagatcgttcagcacgacttttatgtcgtgttatcggtactgtttagtttctcaacatgaccatttcggcccgCTTTTATAGCCTTGgctattgtataatcaccccttggatatggtgcctgctttttaattttgtcttttgacagttcctgtgatacgcaggctccataacctcagatccccttcctaaattccagtttgtttagttctgcccattgttttctcgtttggggcaaacccattattttatctggggaccaaacgccgctcttcatggaattacacgcctcaacacgtttgtcgtgttggacgacctgtgaagtttccacttttctctattttatggaTTACCCTGTACTTTTTAATCATACTAGAGGCAGAAGCTCTGGTCGTACGAAGTTGGTTGCCACAACAACTGTATATAAATAGAAACACCCACGCCAAATATCATTTCAATGTGTTTACTATTACTGAGATTTGGCCGCGGCAGAAAGCACGTAaaacagacggacgaacagaaaGACTAACGGAAACACAAACAAtgcaaaacaaattttatatctCCTCGACTTGGCAGTATTTTACTTACAGTAAAACCTAGATTACTAAATCTCAACACAAAGGAAAGAAACGTTGATGATCAACTTGTTCTTGTATTTTATAGTTATGATAACGTACAATGATATCCCTTTTAAGAGTGTTATTGAAGTACTGTAGGATTTATCCCatcataatattttcattcagCATTTACAACTAGTTGAAACCCATTTTTGCGCCCCGTCCTTATATCACTTTGCCACGCACGGTTGGATATTTAATAATTTGGCACAAAAATTAACCATTACAATCCTATATGTGATATGCAAAACTCAGATCTCTCAGCTTAAAGGTCAGGTCCAAGTATTGTTGTTCTTTTTCTTCATTTGTCTACACTTAGTAACTGTTTATGATAAATAAACTTACACAAATAACGACAGGGTCAAGGTAAGATGtgacatttttcaaatcatattCTTGTCTGGTCTTTTATGCATGAATGAACCATGAACTATCACTATATTAATACAAAGTGCAAGATTCAGGCGGTTAGCTCAAAAGTCACATGTATAGTTCATATTATACTAAACAAAATCCAAAAGGGATGAGATATCTACAAACAATATATATACCAAAATGCACAAGAGCTGTTCTTAAACTCAGCAGTTTTTTTTACCATGTTTACTCTTTATATGTTAAGACATGTTTGTCCATTCTGTAATTTCTTTATACATGTAGGGATACCCACATAACCCGACGTTAGCTATCACAAGGCGACATGTCTCTTGCAGGAAATTGACACCAACTTCAAATGCCAAGGTCAAAacgtttaaatcatttttgtttttcaatttaagATATATTCTCATGTGGATAGATATTCAATTTACTTTAAATAAACATTCATAACAAGACGACAAAACAGATGTTGCTGTAAATATATGATAAGACAATTTCGACTTATTTTGTTTTCCTTAAACGTTCTTCAATCATTCCAAAACAGATCTTCAATAACACCATCTGCAATTTGTTTACCAAAATTACCTCAGACAATCAGGTTAGAAAAGTCGCTAGTGGTTACCTGTCCTACTTTTTCGAAGTTCGCACGGGACCAGTCTATACGTAACATATCACAAGGTTAGCTGTTGTAAAAGGTAGTCAGCAGCCCGTTTATTATGCTCTATTACAACGCGCTAAGCCATATGCGGCAGTAAGCCATAGATGCATGCGGCTTACTGCCACAGTGTATATGGCTCAGTCAGCAGTATACCTTATTGCTCAGGTAGATGTAACGCAGTACTATATATACGTATTATGTATGGCTTAGTGCAGCAGTTGTTTTTATATTTCCAAATGATGATATCAAATGACAAATTAATGGTGATTTGACAGAAGTTAAATTAAGAAAATCATAGGTTTTTGAGTTTTCTTTGCAAAAGACGAGGAATAGTTCCAGTAAATggaaatttcagcaaaatatctAATGCACCTAAtatcactcttacccccactatgttccaaagtcgcaggacagtgtaaataaaagttttccccgccaggtgaaaccctaacatacgcaaaggcaacagaaggcatgtaatgtaaaacacaacaatgctcttgtataattatataaatacaatacttaagaacctaaaacgcatgtactcaatacctttgcagaagacagagcaataagGTAAACACCCTTAAGGGCTCAACGAAACAGACCAGAGACAGCTCTGTCCCGGTTGGATTTAAGAACTAaatatcatagagtcctccacctgttccgtcagacacaatcaagcAGGAaagctgaacaccaaacatgcggcgtgtctcaaaacagttgggtcattcttttaataaaactgttaattAAAGCCATACGAAATGTTTTGTTggaattttttatatgttttactgcGTTGGGTATTTTCATGGCTCACTGCGTCGATATTATGCAGACAGACAAATTGAGCTTCTTGTTAAATTTCTTACAACGGTAAAATTTGAATAACAATTTTTACAagaataaaatttagataaatgatgTTACTTGCGTTAAGCTTTAATTTCGTATGTACAGGGCAATAAATTATACTTAACAAATCTTACTTGTTCGTCATGAGAAGACAACTAAAGTCAAcacctaaaatatataaaagaactaTTTCCAGTCTGGCTCATGGCAGGAGTCATATTTACCTCTCCACCTTCAGTCTAGGCCCATACTACaggaaacagaaccaatttaaGTAATTCACCCAGTACTGAACACTaaagtcgggatatcagccgcaaaAATGCTGTTCAACACAAAATCTTCATTTAATAAAAGCCATAAAAATATGAGCGAATGAATTAGATAAATGCAAATGTATTTATCAAGAGTATttgcaattttaaaaagaaattggtTGAAGTATTAATAAATCAAACTTTGTATTTGCATTGTTTTCACAAAATACATCTATAAGCAAAGAAAATGCACAATACTAaatttgtataaataatgttgTAATCAATCGATGttgtttaaaatgcaaaatgtctGATTGATACTGTTATTAAATAGAAGCTCCTGAGTATATAGGAGCAGCTTATAACGCaatatactaaaattaaaaggTATGAATAGATTTCTTGGACGCACATAGCACAGCAAGCACTGCCAGCACATCAAATATGCCTGCCATAAGTAGA
This window of the Mercenaria mercenaria strain notata chromosome 5, MADL_Memer_1, whole genome shotgun sequence genome carries:
- the LOC123556621 gene encoding uncharacterized protein LOC123556621 isoform X1, producing MKPVLGMESWKAEIVTVTGVPEKVSVNRTKGCTSKRIAVGVIAGVVVLAIVAALVIVSVYFGSKVTSDSYKVAHQTYKTNGGEIEEEETEEDIRIRNVAEVIYDYKHGLVVTRFADAEAKDQSVCFAQLMNETETPTTDTDKYTDGEVDMYEQKSAEDEESVKWTYTNREVPRHMISENTARMCEETKIYWMEKVSGGGINKRQTCRFVIRVIECVPGKYRCSHRCNLQTFCRPGGRRLTSRWFWGCRRGCNPGRNNPVCPR